The proteins below come from a single Stomoxys calcitrans chromosome 1, idStoCalc2.1, whole genome shotgun sequence genomic window:
- the LOC106089413 gene encoding neurexin-4 isoform X3: MGRPFTNEFVTEYIVQYSDDGEYWRSYVNPSSEPQMFKGNSDGNSIHYNVFEVPIIAQWIRINPTRWHDRISMRVELYGCDYVAENLYFNGTGMVRYNLLQEPIASTRESIRFRFKTANANGIMMYSRGTQGDYFALQLMENKMMLNLDLGGGIMTSLSVGSLLDDNVWHDVVISRNRRDIIFSVDRVIVRGRIKGEFSRLNLNRELYLGGVPNIQEGIYVTQNYSGCMENIFFNSTNFIREMKDSYERGESYRFNKFNTVYACPSPPIYPVTFTTRGSFVRLKGYEGQKSLNVSFYFRTYENDGMMLHHDFANGGYVRVFLEKGKVKVDLKLSDKPRIILDNYDERFNDGKWHAFILAIQRNRLVLDIDQRPMATTKNIQISTGRIYYIAGGMEKNNGFVGCMRLILVDGNYKLPKDWVQGEEVCCGDEVVVDACQMIDRCNPNPCQHNGNCHQDSTDFFCDCDQTGYAGAVCHTSNNPLSCQALKNVQHVQSRVTTKIDVDGSGPLKPFPVTCEFYTDGRVITTLSHSQEHTTTVDGFQEPGSFEQNILYDADMQQIEALLNRSHSCWQRLSYSCRSSRLFNSPSEITNFRPFSWWVSRHNQPMDYWAGALPGSRKCECGILGKCQDPTKWCNCDSNSLEWAEDGGDIREKEYLPVKAVKFGDTGTPLDEKQGRYTLGPLRCEGDDLFSNVVTFRIADATINLPPFDMGHSGDIYLEFKTTVENAVIFHATGPTDYIKLTIIGGNKLQFQYQAGSGPLGVNIGTSYHLNDNEWHTVSVERNRKEARLVVDGSIKAEVREPPGPVRALHLTSDLVIGATTEYRDGYVGCIRALLLNGKMVDLKQHAERGMYGISSGCVGRCESSPCLNNGTCIERYDGYGCDCRWSAFKGPICADEIGVNLRSNSIIRYEFVESFRSTIAENIRVGFTTTIPKGFLLGFSSNITGEYLTIQISNSGHLRCVFDFGFERQEIIFPKKHFGLGQYHDVRFSRKNSGSTVVLKVDNYEPVEYNFDIKASADAQFNNIQYMYIGKNLSMTDGFVGCVSRVQFDDIYPLKLLFQQNPPSNVKSLGSQLTEDFCGVEPVTHPPTEVETRPPPLVDEEKLRKAYNEVDTALLAILLIILFLLLILMIFLIGRYLHRHKGDYLTHEDQGADGADDPDDAVVHSTTGHQVTKRKEWFI; this comes from the exons ATGGGACGGCCATTTACTAATGAATTCGTTACCGAATATATTGTCCAATATTCTGATGATGGGGAATATTGGCGCTCGTACGTCAATCCATCTAGTGAACCACAG ATGTTCAAAGGCAACTCGGATGGCAATTCAATTCATTACAACGTTTTTGAAGTCCCCATTATTGCCCAATGGATACGGATAAATCCCACACGCTGGCATGATCGAATCTCGATGCGTGTTGAACTTTATGGTTGTGACTATG tgGCAGAGAATCTGTACTTTAACGGCACTGGGATGGTTCGTTATAACTTATTGCAGGAACCTATAGCTTCGACTCGAGAATCAATTCGTTTCCGTTTCAAGACGGCTAATGCCAATGGCATTATGATGTATTCCCGCGGCACACAAGGCGATTATTTCGCCCTGCAACTAATGGAGAATAAGATGATGTTGAATCTTGATTTGGGCGGAGGCATTATGACGTCTTTATCTGTGGGCAGTCTACTGGATGATAATGTTTGGCACGATGTAGTCATTTCCCGCaatcgtcgtgacattataTTTTCGGTGGATCGTGTTATCGTCCGTGGTCGTATTAAGGGTGAATTTAGTCGTCTGAATTTGAATCGTGAATTGTATTTGGGCGGCGTACCTAACATACAGGAGGGCATATATGTTACACAAAATTACAGTGGTTGCATggagaatatttttttcaattccaCCAACTTCATACGAGAGATGAAAGACAGCTACGAGAGAGGAGAATCATATCGATTCAATAAATTCAACACAGTCTACGCTTGTCCATCACCACCCATTTATCCGGTGACATTTACAACGCGCGGATCATTTGTTCGTCTAAAGGGCTATGAGGGGCAAAAATCCTTGAATGTTTCCTTTTATTTCCGTACCTACGAGAACGATGGTATGATGCTGCACCATGATTTTGCCAATGGTGGTTACGTTCGAGTCTTTCTGGAAAAGGGAAAGGTTAAAGTTGACTTGAAACTATCCGACAAACCCCGCATTATTTTGGATAACTATGATGAGAGGTTTAACGATGGCAAATGGCATGCCTTCATCTTGGCCATACAACGCAATCGCCTTGTACTGGACATTGATCAACGTCCCATGGCCACCACAAAGAATATTCAAATTTCAACTGGTCGTATTTACTATATTGCGGGTGGCATGGAAAAGAATAATGGTTTTGTGGGCTGTATGCGTTTGATTTTGGTAGATGGCAATTATAAGCTTCCTAAGGATTGGGTTCAGGGCGAGGAGGTTTGTTGTGGTGATGAAGTAGTGGTGGATGCTTGCCAAATGATTGATCGCTGCAATCCAAATCCTTGTCAGCACAATGGTAATTGTCACCAGGATTCAACTGATTTCTTTTGTGATTGTGACCAAACCGGTTATGCTGGAGCTGTTTGCCACACCT CTAATAATCCATTATCGTGTCAAGCCCTCAAGAATGTACAGCATGTACAATCTCGCGTTACTACAAAAATTGATGTTGATGGCAGCGGACCCTTAAAGCCATTCCCAGTAACCTGTGAATTTTACA CTGATGGCCGTGTTATAACTACATTAAGTCACAGCCAGGAACATACGACGACAGTGGATGGTTTCCAAGAGCCAGGAtcttttgaacaaaatattCTCTATGATGCTGATATGCAGCAAATTGAAGCTTTGTTGAACCGTTCACATAGCTGTTGGCAACGACTAAGTTATTCTTGCAGATCGTCACGCCTTTTCAATTCTCCTT ctgAAATAACTAATTTCAGACCCTTCTCTTGGTGGGTGTCTCGACACAATCAACCAATGGACTATTGGGCGGGAGCTCTGCCAGGTTCTCGTAAATGTGAATGCGGTATATTGGGCAAATGCCAGGACCCTACGAAATGGTGTAATTGTGATTCAAACAGCCTGGAGTGGGCCGAAGATGGTGGTGACATCCGCGAAAAGGAATACTTACCGGTAAAGGCTGTCAAGTTTGGAGACACTGGCACCCCATTAGATGAAAAGCAAGGTCGCTACACATTGGGGCCTTTACGTTGTGAAGGAGATGACTTGTTTAGTAATGTGGTAACATTCCGTATTGCTGATGCGACAATCAATTTGCCACCATTTGATATGGGGCATTCGGGTGACATCTATTTGGAATTTAAGACAACTGTTGAAAATGCCGTCATTTTCCATGCCACTGGGCCAACAGATTACATTAAATTGACCATAATTGGTGGCAACAAATTGCAATTCCAATATCAAGCCGGTAGTGGACCATTAGGTGTTAATATCGGTACCAGCTATCATTTGAATGACAATGAGTGGCACACGGTTAGTGTGGAACGTAATAG GAAAGAAGCCCGCCTAGTTGTAGATGGTTCAATAAAGGCCGAAGTGCGTGAACCACCTGGTCCAGTCCGTGCTTTACATTTGACATCGGATTTGGTGATTGGAGCCACAACCGAGTACCGTGATGGATATGTGGGCTGTATACGAGCTTTATTGTTAAATGGAAAAATGGTTGATCTGAAACAACATGCCGAACGTGGCATGTACGGTATTTCATCGGGATGTGTAGGTCGCTGTGAGTCTAGTCCATGCTTAAACAATGGTACTTGTATCGAACGGTATGATGGCTATGGCTGCGACTGTCGCTGGAGCGCCTTTAAGGGGCCCATATGTGCTGACG AAATTGGTGTTAATTTGCGCAGTAACTCTATTATACGCTACGAATTTGTTGAATCATTCCGTTCGACAATAGCTGAAAACATTCGTGTTGGTTTTACCACTACTATACCAAAAGGTTTCCTATTGGGATTCTCGTCGAACATTACTGGAGAATATTTAACCATACAAATTTCCAATTCAG GTCATTTGCGTTGCGTTTTCGATTTTGGTTTCGAGCGTCAAGAAATCATCTTTCCCAAAAAACATTTTGGTCTTGGACAGTATCACGATGTAAGATTTTCACGAAAGAATAGTGGATCCACAGTTGTTTTAAAGGTGGACAATTATGAACCTGTGGAATACAATTTCGATATTAAAGCGTCCGCTGACGCccagtttaacaatatacaaTACATGTATATTGGCAAAAATCTTTCAATGACCGATGGCTTTGTTGGGTGCGTGTCCCGAGTGCAATTCGATGATATTTATCCTCTGAAACTGTTGTTCCAACAAAATCCACCATCTAACGTTAAATCATTGGGAT ctcAACTTACCGAAGATTTTTGTGGCGTTGAACCGGTTACCCACCCACCTACTGAAGTAGAAACTAGGCCACCACCTCTGGTCGATGAAGAGAAACTACGTAAGGCTTATAACGAAGTGGACACAGCACTTTTGGCAA TTCTTCTTATCATACTATTCCTACTGCTGATTTTAATGATCTTCCTTATCGGCCGTTACTTGCACAGACATAAAGGCGACTACTTAACTCATGAGGATCAAGGTGCGGATGGCGCCGATGACCCGGACGATGCTGTGGTCCATTCTACAACTGGCCATCAAGTGACCAAACGAAAAGAGTGGTTCATATAG